From one Mycolicibacterium sp. HK-90 genomic stretch:
- a CDS encoding dynamin-like GTPase family protein → MSTADQVRSILGGTIKAYRGDPAYRNRPDVHNELDRIGRRLNQPIRIALAGTLKAGKSTLVNALVGEDIAPTDATEATRIVTWFRHGPTPKVTANHRGGRRSNVPIARDPHDRGLTFSFAGLNPDEVADLDVEWPAAELIDTTIIDTPGTSSLSRDVSLRTHRLLVPEDGVPRVDAVVFLLRTLNAADIALLKQIGELVGGSSGALGVIGVASRADEIGAGRIDAMMSAKDVAKRFTEEMDKTGICQAVVPVSGLLALTARTLRQSEFVALEKLAAIEPAQLTKAMLSVDRFVREDSTLPVDAATRAALLDRFGMFGIRISIAVLHAGVSDSVALADELLERSGLIALRDVIDQQFAQRSELLKAHTALLSLRQFVQHNPIYATPYILADIDPLLADTHAFEELRLLSLLRSRPTTLNEDEMASLRRIIGGQGTDAASRLGLQPDEPFDGPRAAFAAAQRWRRRADHPLNDPFTTRACRAAVRSAEALVAEYASRR, encoded by the coding sequence GTGAGCACGGCCGATCAGGTGCGCTCGATTCTGGGCGGCACCATCAAGGCGTACCGGGGCGACCCGGCCTATCGCAATCGGCCCGACGTGCACAACGAGCTCGACCGCATCGGGCGCCGGCTCAACCAGCCGATTCGCATTGCGCTGGCCGGCACGCTCAAGGCAGGCAAGTCGACCCTCGTCAACGCCTTGGTCGGGGAGGACATCGCGCCCACCGACGCCACCGAGGCCACCCGCATCGTCACCTGGTTCCGGCACGGCCCCACCCCCAAGGTGACCGCCAACCACCGCGGCGGGCGGCGATCCAACGTGCCGATCGCGCGGGACCCGCACGACCGCGGGCTCACGTTCAGCTTCGCCGGCCTGAATCCCGATGAGGTGGCGGACCTCGACGTGGAGTGGCCGGCCGCCGAGCTGATCGACACCACCATCATCGACACCCCGGGCACCTCCTCGCTTTCCCGGGATGTCTCGTTGCGCACCCACCGGCTGCTGGTCCCCGAAGACGGGGTGCCGCGCGTCGACGCCGTGGTGTTCCTGCTGCGCACCCTCAACGCCGCCGACATCGCCCTGCTCAAGCAGATCGGCGAGCTGGTCGGTGGGTCTTCGGGCGCGCTCGGCGTCATCGGGGTCGCGTCGCGGGCCGACGAGATCGGCGCCGGCCGCATCGACGCGATGATGTCGGCCAAGGACGTCGCCAAGCGGTTCACCGAAGAGATGGACAAGACCGGCATCTGCCAGGCCGTCGTCCCGGTGTCCGGTCTGCTCGCGCTGACCGCCCGCACGCTGCGCCAGAGCGAGTTCGTCGCGCTCGAGAAGCTTGCCGCAATCGAGCCCGCGCAACTGACCAAGGCGATGTTGAGCGTGGACCGCTTCGTCCGGGAGGACAGCACCCTGCCGGTCGATGCGGCCACCCGCGCCGCGCTGCTGGACCGGTTCGGCATGTTCGGTATCCGGATCTCGATCGCGGTGTTGCACGCGGGGGTGTCCGATTCCGTCGCGCTGGCCGACGAACTGCTCGAGCGCAGCGGGTTGATCGCCCTGCGCGACGTGATCGACCAGCAGTTCGCGCAACGGTCCGAGCTGCTGAAGGCACACACGGCATTGCTGTCGCTGCGGCAGTTCGTACAACACAACCCGATCTACGCGACGCCCTACATTCTCGCCGACATCGACCCGCTGCTGGCCGACACGCACGCCTTCGAGGAGCTTCGGCTGCTCAGCCTGCTGCGGTCGCGGCCGACGACCCTGAACGAGGACGAGATGGCCTCGCTGCGCCGCATCATCGGCGGGCAGGGCACCGATGCGGCCAGCCGCCTCGGGCTGCAACCCGACGAGCCGTTCGACGGGCCCCGGGCCGCATTCGCCGCGGCGCAACGCTGGCGGCGCCGGGCCGACCACCCGCTCAACGACCCGTTCACCACGCGGGCCTGCCGGGCCGCCGTGCGCAGTGCCGAGGCGCTGGTCGCCGAGTACGCGTCGCGCCGCTGA
- a CDS encoding Hsp70 family protein encodes MGATNLVAIADYTPLVRRAVLTVFGHRGPVVGAPSAADGLVFTDFVDRVGDPVPLVAADGSTHHAERLLAGAIEALTVEASPAHRPDDTVVAVPAHWTAAGFDALRGALPGIRVVSDSVAALTAIQSHPGLPARGVVALCDFGASGTSLTLADAGAGFATIGQTVRYDEFSGDMIDQELLRHVLDELDAEPAGTAAVTALTRLREQCRDAKEQLSDQSATSLAGPGGAIRLTRAELDAVVDQPLGGVVEAMFDLLRRNGIHPAQLAAVVTVGGGARIPLVTQRLSEAFRMPVTTVPQAQVIAAIGAGLLARRGVDETATQVAYAAPVAASAAATVTPSAAPTVAASALAWSAADDIAEVAEFIPESVTDDSARPEIVFTEPPPPPAPPRIAWYRRVGVVGYAAVFLAVVGTAGMVLSARADRLDASETGSSVAAPQTVPAESPLAQALPAPPTRTVVVRDPSWPAQSAPPALGQSAPRPAAAPRLVQSRQSPPVARAPQRVAPPPKAAPRPRPAAPAPAPVPVGVPPIPVPPLAFPPVPIPQLPIPTFKPPVSPSPSPTASPSPSPSPSPSPSPSPEPTATPEPTPEPTQAPEPTQAPEPTPEPTQAPEPAPEPAPAPAPEPAPAPTQAPEPAPAPEPTETPTP; translated from the coding sequence GTGGGCGCGACCAATCTGGTGGCGATCGCCGACTACACACCGCTGGTGCGGCGGGCGGTGCTCACCGTGTTCGGGCATCGCGGGCCGGTGGTCGGTGCGCCGTCGGCGGCCGACGGGTTGGTGTTCACCGACTTCGTGGACCGGGTCGGTGACCCGGTGCCGCTCGTCGCTGCCGATGGTTCGACGCACCATGCCGAACGGTTGTTGGCCGGCGCGATCGAGGCGCTGACGGTTGAGGCCAGCCCGGCACATCGTCCCGACGACACCGTGGTGGCGGTGCCCGCCCACTGGACTGCGGCGGGGTTCGATGCGCTGCGCGGCGCCCTGCCCGGTATCCGCGTGGTTTCCGATTCGGTCGCGGCGTTGACCGCCATCCAATCGCATCCGGGTCTGCCGGCGCGCGGCGTCGTCGCCCTGTGCGATTTCGGCGCCTCCGGCACGAGCCTGACCCTGGCCGACGCCGGCGCGGGTTTCGCCACCATCGGGCAGACCGTCCGCTACGACGAGTTCTCCGGCGACATGATCGACCAGGAGCTGCTGCGCCACGTCCTCGACGAACTGGACGCCGAACCCGCGGGCACCGCCGCGGTGACCGCACTGACGCGGCTGCGCGAGCAGTGCCGGGACGCCAAGGAACAACTGAGCGATCAGAGTGCCACCAGCCTGGCCGGCCCCGGTGGCGCGATCAGGCTCACCCGTGCCGAACTGGACGCGGTGGTGGACCAGCCACTCGGTGGAGTGGTCGAGGCCATGTTCGACCTGCTGCGCCGCAACGGAATTCACCCGGCACAGCTGGCCGCTGTGGTCACGGTAGGTGGCGGGGCCCGGATACCTCTTGTGACCCAACGGCTTTCCGAGGCCTTCCGGATGCCCGTCACCACCGTGCCGCAGGCCCAGGTGATCGCGGCGATCGGAGCCGGACTGCTGGCCCGCCGCGGCGTCGACGAGACGGCAACGCAGGTGGCCTACGCCGCACCGGTGGCGGCTTCGGCGGCGGCCACGGTGACTCCCAGCGCCGCCCCCACGGTGGCCGCTTCCGCGCTCGCCTGGTCAGCCGCCGACGACATCGCCGAGGTCGCCGAGTTCATCCCCGAATCGGTGACCGATGATTCCGCCCGGCCCGAAATCGTGTTCACCGAGCCGCCACCACCGCCTGCCCCGCCCCGTATCGCCTGGTACCGGCGCGTGGGAGTGGTGGGGTACGCGGCGGTGTTCCTGGCTGTCGTCGGAACGGCCGGCATGGTGCTCTCGGCTCGGGCCGACCGCCTCGATGCCTCCGAAACGGGGTCGAGTGTTGCGGCGCCGCAGACGGTTCCGGCCGAATCGCCGTTGGCGCAGGCGCTGCCCGCACCGCCGACCCGCACCGTGGTGGTGCGCGATCCGTCGTGGCCGGCCCAGTCCGCGCCCCCTGCCCTCGGACAGTCGGCGCCGCGTCCGGCGGCAGCACCCCGATTGGTGCAGAGCAGGCAGAGCCCACCGGTTGCCCGGGCCCCGCAGCGAGTGGCCCCGCCACCGAAGGCAGCGCCCCGCCCGCGACCGGCCGCGCCCGCTCCTGCGCCTGTACCGGTAGGGGTCCCGCCGATTCCGGTGCCGCCATTGGCATTTCCGCCGGTGCCGATCCCGCAGTTGCCGATCCCGACGTTCAAGCCTCCGGTATCGCCGTCGCCGTCGCCGACCGCGAGCCCTTCGCCATCGCCTTCGCCATCGCCTTCGCCCTCGCCCTCGCCAGAGCCGACGGCGACGCCGGAGCCGACTCCGGAACCGACGCAGGCACCTGAACCGACGCAGGCGCCTGAGCCCACGCCTGAGCCCACGCAGGCACCTGAGCCCGCACCTGAGCCCGCACCTGCGCCCGCACCTGAGCCCGCACCTGCGCCCACGCAGGCGCCCGAGCCCGCACCTGCGCCCGAGCCGACTGAGACACCCACGCCCTGA
- a CDS encoding type IV toxin-antitoxin system AbiEi family antitoxin domain-containing protein, which translates to MDVVEILRQQDGVISRRQALDAGLREHEVRRLLRRNEWARVHAGVYVDHTGPLTWPQRAWAAVLYAAPAALCFESALGADAFPIHVAVPQHRASLAEPAGVRIHYLANLQARVLWNVGPPRMRYDEAALDVACRAASELDAIAVLANACQSRRTTAQRLLQLLDSRRRVRRRRWVRAVLVDIVEGTCSVLEHGYLVRVERPHGLPRAMRQKRSASAIGVCYRDAEYGESLIVELDGRVYHDSATRRDADFERDLDAAVDGRSTVRLSYGQVFDRACQTAGKIAQVLQRHGVAVAGHPCGPRCEFTRLDRAA; encoded by the coding sequence GTGGACGTCGTCGAGATTCTTCGCCAACAGGACGGGGTGATCTCACGCCGTCAAGCGTTGGACGCCGGTCTGCGGGAGCACGAGGTCCGGCGGTTGCTCAGACGCAACGAATGGGCGCGGGTCCACGCGGGCGTGTACGTCGACCACACCGGACCGCTGACGTGGCCGCAACGCGCCTGGGCTGCAGTGCTTTACGCGGCCCCGGCGGCGCTGTGCTTCGAATCGGCGCTGGGAGCGGATGCGTTTCCCATTCATGTCGCGGTCCCTCAACACCGGGCTAGCTTGGCCGAACCGGCTGGAGTTCGCATTCACTATCTCGCGAACCTTCAGGCGAGGGTGCTGTGGAATGTCGGCCCGCCGCGAATGCGGTACGACGAAGCTGCGCTCGACGTCGCGTGCCGCGCCGCGTCCGAACTCGACGCCATCGCGGTGCTGGCCAATGCGTGCCAGTCACGCCGAACGACCGCGCAGCGGCTGCTGCAATTGCTCGATTCTCGGCGGCGGGTGCGCCGTCGCCGGTGGGTCCGGGCGGTGCTGGTCGATATCGTCGAAGGCACCTGCTCAGTCCTCGAGCACGGCTACCTTGTTCGCGTCGAGCGGCCACACGGTCTACCCCGAGCCATGCGCCAGAAGCGGTCCGCGTCAGCCATCGGTGTCTGCTATCGCGACGCCGAGTACGGCGAATCCCTCATCGTTGAGCTCGACGGCCGGGTGTATCACGATTCGGCGACCCGGCGGGACGCGGATTTCGAACGCGATCTCGACGCGGCTGTCGACGGCCGTTCGACCGTCAGGCTCTCCTACGGGCAGGTCTTTGACAGGGCGTGCCAGACCGCGGGCAAGATCGCTCAGGTGCTGCAACGGCACGGGGTCGCCGTAGCTGGCCACCCTTGCGGGCCTAGGTGTGAGTTCACTCGGCTCGACCGCGCCGCATAG
- a CDS encoding LLM class F420-dependent oxidoreductase has product MDFRVFVEPQQGATYSDQLAVARAAEALGYSAFFRSDHYLAMSGDGLPGPTDSWVTLAGIARETSTIRLGTMVTSATFRHPGPLAISVAQVDEMSGGRVELGLGAGWFEAEHQAYAIPFPPLGERFDRLEEQLRILTGLWDTPVGETFDFTGKHYTVVDSPALPKPTQTHPPIVIGGMGAKRTPALAAEFAAEFNVPFVPLDTLQTQFSRVADAVAAAGRAADSMTYSAAFVLCAGRDEAQIAQRAAAINREVDELRSNSPLVGTPAEIVDKLGPFQEAGVQRVYLQMLDQSDLDHLELFATEVIRQLS; this is encoded by the coding sequence GTGGATTTCCGTGTCTTCGTCGAACCCCAGCAAGGTGCTACATACTCCGACCAGCTCGCGGTGGCCCGGGCCGCCGAAGCCCTCGGCTACTCCGCCTTCTTCAGGTCCGACCACTACCTGGCGATGAGCGGTGACGGCCTGCCCGGGCCGACCGACTCCTGGGTGACGCTGGCCGGCATCGCACGCGAAACCTCGACGATCCGGCTGGGCACCATGGTCACCTCGGCCACCTTCCGCCACCCCGGACCGTTGGCCATCTCCGTGGCGCAGGTCGACGAAATGAGCGGTGGCCGTGTGGAACTGGGCTTGGGCGCAGGCTGGTTCGAGGCCGAGCACCAGGCCTACGCCATCCCGTTCCCGCCGCTGGGCGAGCGGTTCGACCGGCTCGAGGAACAGCTCCGCATCCTCACCGGCCTGTGGGACACGCCAGTCGGTGAGACCTTCGACTTCACCGGCAAGCACTACACCGTCGTCGACTCTCCGGCGCTACCCAAGCCCACCCAGACCCATCCACCCATCGTCATCGGCGGAATGGGCGCCAAGCGCACACCCGCGTTGGCCGCGGAGTTCGCCGCCGAGTTCAACGTGCCGTTCGTGCCGCTGGACACTCTCCAGACCCAGTTCTCCCGGGTCGCCGACGCCGTGGCCGCAGCCGGCCGGGCCGCGGATTCCATGACCTACTCGGCGGCCTTCGTGCTGTGCGCGGGCCGCGACGAAGCGCAGATCGCACAGCGGGCCGCTGCGATCAACCGCGAGGTGGACGAACTACGCAGCAATTCGCCGCTGGTCGGCACGCCCGCCGAGATCGTCGACAAGCTCGGCCCCTTCCAGGAGGCCGGGGTGCAACGGGTCTACCTGCAGATGCTGGACCAGTCCGATCTCGACCATCTCGAGCTCTTCGCCACCGAAGTCATCCGTCAGCTGAGCTGA